Proteins from a single region of Nocardioides anomalus:
- a CDS encoding polyamine ABC transporter substrate-binding protein yields MTATPYLSRRALVGAAAGTALSTSACAYIDPPGPDPLPTKRIVPEVDGDLVYFNWADYVHPKVMKGFQEEYGVKVVQSNFDSMESMQAKLAAGNRYDVIFPSAQWVQKLTAANKLYPIDHSVLTNAPAIFDHYDYFADPWYDPGSAHSVPFTMYKTGIAWRKDQLGDELTGSWRDLWDDDARDHTFVLDDRDEVLGMAALLLGLPLNTSDVHELDRIVETMGTLRPYLRAFSSDDYLNLLGGDAWLQQTWSGDMAAVLWQADDPGLYGFESPSEGTPVNSDTYAIPANAEHPGTALLFIDYMLRPEVAAKNIGYIGYPMPIHGTEEVYDDLIASYPACKVTLEDLAGGHYFTGGSVESTRVRDAAYTEIKVG; encoded by the coding sequence GTGACCGCGACGCCGTACCTCTCGCGCCGCGCCCTGGTGGGCGCGGCGGCCGGTACGGCGCTGAGCACGTCGGCCTGTGCCTACATCGACCCGCCCGGCCCGGACCCGCTGCCGACGAAGAGGATCGTGCCCGAGGTCGACGGCGACCTCGTGTACTTCAACTGGGCCGACTACGTGCACCCGAAGGTGATGAAGGGCTTCCAGGAGGAGTACGGCGTCAAGGTCGTGCAGAGCAACTTCGACTCCATGGAGTCGATGCAGGCCAAGCTGGCCGCCGGCAACCGCTACGACGTCATCTTCCCCTCGGCGCAGTGGGTGCAGAAGCTGACCGCGGCCAACAAGCTCTACCCGATCGACCACTCCGTGCTGACCAACGCACCGGCGATCTTCGACCACTACGACTACTTCGCCGACCCGTGGTACGACCCGGGCTCGGCGCACTCGGTCCCGTTCACGATGTACAAGACCGGGATCGCGTGGCGCAAGGACCAGCTCGGCGACGAGCTGACCGGCAGCTGGCGCGACCTGTGGGACGACGACGCGCGCGACCACACCTTCGTCCTCGACGACCGCGACGAGGTGCTGGGCATGGCGGCGCTGCTCCTCGGGCTGCCGCTCAACACCTCCGACGTGCACGAGCTGGACCGGATCGTCGAGACCATGGGCACCCTGCGGCCCTACCTGCGCGCGTTCAGCAGCGACGACTACCTCAACCTGCTCGGCGGCGACGCGTGGCTCCAGCAGACCTGGAGCGGCGACATGGCCGCGGTGCTGTGGCAGGCCGACGACCCCGGGCTCTACGGGTTCGAGTCGCCGTCGGAGGGGACGCCGGTCAACAGCGACACCTACGCGATCCCGGCCAACGCCGAGCACCCCGGCACGGCGCTGCTCTTCATCGACTACATGCTCCGGCCCGAGGTCGCGGCCAAGAACATCGGCTACATCGGCTACCCGATGCCGATCCACGGCACCGAGGAGGTCTACGACGACCTCATCGCGTCCTACCCCGCGTGCAAGGTGACCCTGGAGGACCTGGCCGGCGGCCACTACTTCACCGGCGGCTCGGTCGAGTCCACCCGGGTCCGCGACGCGGCGTACACCGAGATCAAGGTCGGCTGA
- a CDS encoding ABC transporter permease encodes MARRPERLWAALLLPGTLWMSAFFVCALGLVVLLSFGRTDQLGNPYFSTTLENLRDVLDWTYLRVVLRSLVYAASAAVICLLIAYPVAYVIARHGGRWKNALVALLVVPFFANYLVRMYGWQTLLSDDGVVLSRLREAGLVGSSFHVLDTPAAVIGGLVYGYAVFMVLPVYAALERMDGSLIEAGRDLYGSPLRTFLTVTVPATRAGAYAGLALVFLPSMGDFVSAGLLGGTDDLMIGNLIQDKFFAGQNWPLGAALTMVLMLLLLVCMSAYVRQTAREAKAARA; translated from the coding sequence GTGGCCCGGCGACCGGAGCGGCTGTGGGCCGCGCTGCTGCTGCCCGGGACGCTGTGGATGTCGGCGTTCTTCGTGTGCGCGCTCGGCCTGGTCGTCCTGCTGAGCTTCGGGCGCACCGACCAGCTGGGGAACCCCTACTTCAGCACCACGCTCGAGAACCTGCGCGACGTCCTGGACTGGACCTACCTGCGCGTGGTCCTGCGCTCCCTGGTGTACGCCGCGAGCGCGGCGGTGATCTGCCTGCTCATCGCCTACCCGGTCGCCTACGTCATCGCGCGCCACGGCGGACGCTGGAAGAACGCGCTGGTCGCGCTGCTCGTGGTGCCCTTCTTCGCCAACTACCTGGTGCGGATGTACGGCTGGCAGACCCTGCTGTCCGACGACGGCGTGGTCCTCTCCCGACTGCGCGAGGCCGGGCTGGTCGGCTCGTCGTTCCACGTCCTCGACACCCCGGCCGCGGTGATCGGGGGGCTGGTCTACGGCTACGCGGTGTTCATGGTGCTGCCGGTCTACGCGGCGCTGGAGCGGATGGACGGCTCGCTCATCGAGGCCGGCCGCGACCTCTACGGCTCGCCGCTGCGGACCTTCCTCACCGTCACCGTGCCGGCCACCCGCGCGGGGGCGTACGCCGGGCTCGCGCTCGTCTTCCTGCCGAGCATGGGCGACTTCGTCAGCGCCGGGCTGCTGGGCGGCACCGACGACCTGATGATCGGCAACCTCATCCAGGACAAGTTCTTCGCGGGCCAGAACTGGCCGCTCGGTGCCGCGCTGACCATGGTGCTGATGCTGCTGCTCCTGGTCTGCATGTCGGCCTACGTGCGCCAGACCGCGCGCGAGGCGAAGGCGGCCCGGGCGTGA